One region of Flavobacterium sp. KACC 22763 genomic DNA includes:
- a CDS encoding SusE domain-containing protein yields the protein MKNIYKILAALIAILIVSCNADDVENRPVITEGIAPVLLTPQSNFNIVLENANATSLATTFVWNEAHYEGTETVINYTIEVAKAGTDFKNPTIASVTTATFKSFTVEELNAVALNAGLTSFVEGKLDVRIRSTVGAVNALPQTSNFYTITVTPYPAWPNWGIIGSATAATTGGDGWTADADLNYNSASKKYSITMDLAAGEIKFRLDDDWATNYGDNGSDGTLDAGGTNIPIVTAGNYTIVVDFTAKTYTVTKNY from the coding sequence ATGAAAAATATATATAAAATTCTGGCTGCATTAATTGCCATATTAATAGTGTCATGTAATGCTGATGATGTTGAAAACAGACCGGTAATCACTGAGGGGATTGCGCCAGTACTGCTCACTCCGCAATCTAATTTTAATATTGTGCTCGAAAATGCCAATGCTACAAGCTTAGCGACTACTTTTGTTTGGAATGAAGCACATTATGAGGGAACTGAAACAGTTATTAATTATACAATTGAAGTGGCAAAAGCTGGTACCGATTTTAAAAATCCTACTATAGCGAGTGTAACCACCGCTACATTTAAAAGCTTTACAGTTGAAGAATTAAATGCCGTCGCTTTAAATGCTGGGCTTACATCTTTTGTCGAAGGAAAGCTGGATGTACGAATTAGATCTACAGTCGGTGCAGTTAACGCACTGCCGCAAACATCTAATTTTTACACTATCACCGTAACGCCATACCCTGCATGGCCAAACTGGGGCATAATTGGCAGCGCGACGGCAGCAACAACAGGTGGTGACGGTTGGACAGCCGATGCTGACTTAAATTATAATTCAGCTTCTAAAAAATATTCCATCACGATGGATTTAGCCGCGGGGGAAATCAAATTTAGATTAGATGATGACTGGGCAACAAATTACGGCGATAATGGAAGTGATGGAACTTTAGATGCAGGCGGCACGAATATTCCAATTGTAACAGCAGGAAACTATACTATTGTAGTTGACTTCACTGCAAAAACTTACACTGTTACAAAAAATTATTAA
- a CDS encoding RagB/SusD family nutrient uptake outer membrane protein — MKISFKYIAYFLLFIFGLNMVLTSCTSDLEVTPKDDDEFLSDSFFKDPSSYKQGLAKLYAGLYVGGNDGDGIADIAGIGGDFSSYLRLLFAMQEFTTDEAIVSWGDDGLPALNFQTWSTNNQFLYGLYSRAFYHISIANEFLRQTTDEKLAERGVDASLKSEITTFRAEARFLRAFSYYNLMDLFGNVPIITEKDPVGFFYPEQKARAEVFAFIESELKDLDKSLAASRANEYGRIDKTAAKFLLAQIYLNAKVYSGTAKNDEAIAACNDVINSAYSFADVPYRYLFAADNNVNGAQNEFIFPVINDGNAIRATGGGMSFILHASIGGTMDAATQGMDGGWSGIRTRKEFVQLFPDENATGDVRGTFYTNGQTLDIANVGAFSNGYAVTKYTNVNSDGSAAQRNDIPDTDFPMFRLSDAYLMYAEATLRGASNGNIETALGYVNKIRKRANATSISTSDLTLDFILAERARELFWECHRRTDLIRFDKFTGSSKLWQWKGGIQNGTSTQSYRDIMPIPSTTIQANPTLKQNPGYN, encoded by the coding sequence ATGAAAATATCATTTAAATATATAGCTTATTTTCTTCTATTCATTTTTGGATTAAATATGGTGCTTACTTCGTGTACAAGCGACCTAGAAGTGACCCCAAAAGACGATGATGAATTTTTATCAGATTCCTTTTTTAAAGACCCCTCATCCTATAAACAAGGATTGGCTAAGCTGTATGCAGGTTTATATGTCGGAGGAAATGATGGTGATGGAATTGCTGATATTGCTGGAATTGGAGGAGATTTTAGCAGCTATTTGAGGTTATTGTTTGCAATGCAAGAGTTTACAACGGACGAAGCTATTGTATCGTGGGGAGATGATGGTCTGCCAGCATTAAATTTTCAGACGTGGAGCACCAATAATCAATTCTTATATGGATTGTATTCCAGAGCTTTTTACCATATTAGTATTGCTAATGAATTTTTAAGGCAAACCACAGATGAAAAATTAGCAGAAAGAGGTGTTGATGCCAGCCTGAAAAGTGAAATTACCACCTTTAGGGCAGAGGCCCGCTTCTTAAGAGCATTTTCATACTATAATTTGATGGATCTCTTTGGTAATGTGCCTATTATCACGGAGAAGGACCCAGTTGGTTTTTTCTATCCCGAACAAAAAGCAAGAGCAGAAGTTTTTGCATTCATTGAATCCGAATTGAAAGATTTAGACAAAAGCCTTGCCGCTTCAAGAGCAAATGAATACGGAAGAATAGATAAAACAGCTGCTAAATTTTTATTGGCGCAAATTTATCTTAATGCAAAAGTATATAGCGGAACGGCAAAGAATGATGAGGCAATAGCGGCCTGCAATGATGTTATTAATTCAGCTTACAGTTTTGCAGATGTGCCATACCGATATTTATTTGCAGCTGACAATAATGTCAATGGAGCGCAAAATGAATTTATTTTCCCGGTGATCAATGACGGTAATGCTATTAGAGCTACAGGCGGAGGTATGAGCTTCATTTTGCACGCTTCTATAGGAGGAACAATGGATGCCGCGACCCAAGGGATGGATGGGGGCTGGTCAGGCATCAGAACAAGAAAAGAATTTGTTCAATTGTTTCCCGATGAAAATGCTACTGGAGATGTCAGAGGCACTTTCTATACCAATGGACAAACCTTAGATATTGCTAACGTAGGCGCTTTTTCAAACGGTTACGCAGTTACCAAGTACACTAATGTAAATTCTGATGGAAGCGCAGCGCAAAGAAATGATATTCCAGATACAGATTTTCCGATGTTTAGATTATCAGATGCATATTTAATGTATGCTGAAGCAACTTTAAGAGGTGCATCAAACGGCAATATCGAAACAGCTTTAGGTTACGTGAATAAAATCAGAAAAAGAGCTAATGCAACTAGTATTTCAACTTCCGATTTAACATTAGATTTTATTCTTGCAGAAAGGGCAAGAGAATTGTTTTGGGAATGCCACAGGCGAACTGATTTAATTCGATTTGACAAATTTACCGGTTCAAGTAAACTATGGCAATGGAAGGGAGGCATTCAAAATGGGACTTCTACACAATCCTACAGAGATATTATGCCAATTCCCAGCACAACCATTCAAGCTAACCCGACTTTAAAACAAAACCCTGGATATAACTAA